ggaaatacgAGAAgcgtcgtcgagtccaagttttgaggaactaacaagttttcgagtatgttgatactcttttcgctcgatgagcagtttaatgtttggctatctaaagtttagccggagactataagtttccaagtacttcggtaccttttcgctcgatgagcagtttattgattggctatctaaagtttagccgggaaccatgagttccaaagtacattcttcttcttttgattaattcattttgtcgcagaatcgacgtttgccttagggtaggctttttagagacaataagttagctagaacacgtgacgacgtgtcgagtgaggtcggagacgttgtttggctaatcacttgcattcatgcactcattttgaggttaatacactgcgtgataccggacctcggtggattccaaaatggtcataagacccggatttccatatttaggacactacggtggtcctcagtagcagacggaatggcagacctacgggttcactgctgatctgactacttttgtgtggtgtaagagacacgcgagcaggaaggtacccaccgtggctggtgttagggccgcctcgttgatgtccatccttcttccggaatgcattttgttacccagcattgcatttcatgcaacatacatgctgacttagttgctgagtgtgattggtaactgtttatcctatctttgaggcatgctacttgttattatggttctttatattcattgtgatacatgcaaccctaggaatctatcccaaaacttataagcctgagcggcaagtatttattatcctataattatatctggttttattaattatataattctttggagttgaccctcgcgtctgctgtgtgtgtttgggcggactacgccatttgtcagatgagtatgggggattggtttaccatggtcagcccatcgggggggaccaggtacgagatgcttgatcaagacgacccaggtgcatgggtggtcgatcccgagggccaccgtgcgacctacaccggtcgggtcatggaggaccgtgtcgaccgattcggacgcttgacggaaggggtgatgaggaggcacatagtgagcttcaacctgcctccaggagtacactgtggacccggcttgggagtacctccaccgccaccatccccttcggatgatgaggacccctctgaggaggtgccagtaggtggggcttcgacggagtctagtccgtctactgctgctgctgtcgtcgcggatctcgttccgggccccgagctagagaggccagtgcaggagcgcattagggtggacagagagggcagtgttgagtatgtcgacttagtcgtcctggatgcagattcggatgacgaccgcgctagcatgtaggatcgagtgctagtgtgggctcctcgggtagggattagtgtaggagtagcgtcgatgctctgaccgtcatgcttcagttttggggacagggtagtttcctaccggtagctttttgtgtggtttcctatggggatcacagagagctggttggatttttagggggtcttttcttaggccgctgggccaacttgttttcaaaattttgaggtttagtgttgcggacacagtatttttaccttggactgtacatattgccttcgggcgttactctttttctgtcacccgtcactggaggttactcgtgacgtggttgtatttagcgaggcatgtatatatagttgtatagtagttccttttatcttttgttggggagtttattgctttctgtctttagttatattgtcgaaaaaaaaataattcacgtttttccgcttaagtattttcttttggttactaaagtgacgccaccgaaatcggggtgttacagttaagtgtgcttgcgttggagcaatattatgatgggtgacctcctgagaagttttcccaggaagcgcgcgagtgaggacaaagtgcgctgaaaagactcgtgttgttaccgtgaggccagtcgtcaagtcaggatgttacaagaTTAACTCttggcttatcctttagatagcccaaacaacaaatcagctcatagagcgaaagagtattaacatactgcgggtttactgctgatgtaactacactttgtttggtatcagagccaacctctcccagtacggtgtggttcgaggacgaaccaagcggaagctggtgggcctgtgacacccgaggctgacgagggcggggagtgatcgccggtgcagtgaggcacggacaaggagcggctcctggcaggcttctaggcggaggggcacatgaatgaaccgatctcacacccgaacaagaggtattttgagactgtatagggatggactatacagttgaggagggcataagagatttgattggtactactcataacaacaagttgcaacttcttttcgggagcccaactgataagaactccatggttaagtgtgcttgccttggagcaatattatgatgggtgacctcctgggaagtttcccaggaagcgcgcgagtgaggacaaagtgcgctgaaaagactcgtgttgttaccgtgaggccagtcgtcaagtcaggatgttacaaataGTATCAGAttcgacctctcccagtacggtgtggttcggggacgaaccaagcggaagctggtgggcctatgacgcccggggccgacgagggcggggagtgatcgccggtgcagtgaggcacggacaaggagcggctcctggcaggcttctaggcggaggggcacatgaatgaaccgatctcacacccgaacaagaggtattccgagactgtatagggatggactatacagttgaggagggcataaaagatttgattggtacaactcataacaacaagttgcaacttcttttcgggagcccaactgataagaactccatggttaagtgtgcttgccttggagcaatatcgtgatgggtgacctcctgggaagttttccagggaagtgcgcgagtgaggacaaagcgcactgaaaagactcgtgttgttaccgtgaggccagtcgtcagatcgggatgttacacctCTGGGCTGTGGAGGGAGTGCTCCAAGCGCTCCACTGCTATAGGCGCTCCGCCCAGGATGCTGACGAATTACGATCCGAAGTGGCTTGCCTCCGCGCTTTTAATTCTTAACTTGCGGAGGATCGCATAGTGCTTGCCGCTCAACTGACCGCCAAGGAAGACTCCTTTTCCAAAGAACTAGCTGAGCAGTTTGCTCGCGCTGAAGTTAGCTTAAGGTTCCGCGACAGGAGGATTTCTGAATTGGAGAAAACTCTCGCAGAGCTGCGGCAGGAGGCGCAGCTAGAATCAAGCACAAAAGCAGACCAAATAGCTTTGATGGAGGCCGACCTTGACAACCTTCGATCTGACCTGGCGAAGAAAGACGACCTTCTATCCTCCGCGAAGACTCAAGTTCATCTCGAGGCGAAGGCCTTAGAAGAAAGATTGAGGTCAGAGGCCGCCGTTGCTGCTGTTTCCGAACGTGGCCGAGgctttttcctcgccaaagccaaAGTCGAACATCTCCATCCTCTGATTGACCTCAGCCAGATGGGAGCATTCAAGAGGGTGACTCCCAAAGGATTGGTCGGGCCCGACGATCCTACAGGCTTCGTCGCCGAGCGCTTCCTGACAAAAGAACACGTGGAGCCAACTCCACATGTTAGGAGTCCTTAGATTATCATTTCCATCTTTGTACTAAGGGTCTCCcttttttaaaactgaatttccCTATTTTTAATGAGAACCCCAAGTTTTTACTGCTTTTGCTATGAGTTTCAATTGTACGCCTCCCGCCAGGGAATGAACCATGCGGAACGTTCCCCTTGGGGAATTTCCAAACGTCTGCCCAAGTGCCTCTTTTCCACGTTCCAACGGTTTACCAATGACCACCGTCCAGAACGTTCAAGCCTTTATTGCAAGTTGCTCTTTTTCTAAGAAAAACTCATCGAGAAACTGCTCCAGCAATAACTCTCGGAGACTGAACTGGGCTTATAAACAAGAACCAAAACGCAACAATCTTTACATTTCGTCTGCTTTCCAAAACATCAAGGAAATGGCTTCTCATACTGCTTGTCTGGAAGAGCTCAGGAAGAAAGCCTTTGGCGAAGACCTCTTCATCAATGTCAAGCATCCGGAAGATCCCAGCGTCTACGACCTGACCAACAAACTGTTGGGAATGGATCTGAGTCCTGAGATGGACGCTATCCTCCGAGATTTTCTCCGCTTCATGGAGGAAATTCAAGAGTTCTGCCGGCGGGAGCTGGATCTGCTAGAGGAGAAAGGAACGGTGATAACAGCTCTGGAGACGGTGGAAGAAGGTCCTGAGAAGCAGGAGCTAAGCCGGAAACTCTACAACTTAGAGTACAGGCAACACCGGTTGGAGCTTGAGAGGACAGAGCAGCGCAAAGAATGTAGGAAAATGAGGAGAGACCCCCCCCCTTTTAAATGTATTAAGTCAAGTATTTGAATAAAAGTTCTGTTTCCCGAATTGTTCTGACGTGCACTATTATGAACATATGAGCAAACAAATAATCGAGTTAGTAAATCGCCCCAatataaacaaataaatgacggaataaatgaataattaaatgagCGAAGGATAGTTAAGCAGACGAGGCGGGCGGCCTGCCACTTAtctttgtaacaccccattttctgttattaggttatttattattttattttaattagtattatggtatatggtaattaagtgattttgttagataattaagtgattatgtgacatagataaataaggttttagggtttagtgtgagtaattgagagtagggcccattgtatggctatttaagggttaggagtgaaatagaaagaaagaaaagaaaaaaaataaggattagaagagaagcagaacaagaaacacgtgaaagcagagaaggagaggagaaaagaggagaaaacttagaactgatctacaagaggtaagggtttgaattcatgttttatggattggtatgatagtagataatgatagaaagcatgatttaggaaccctaggttgcaaaaattcccaaattgaaatagttagggtttggtttttagatgattttgggggtagatgataggcttgcatgatgcgcataaatttacgttctcttgtaccctttttcgtgaTATGTTAAttgccgaatttgaagaagtagtcttcacaaaagttgtaggtttttctgttacgaaacttttgccactggtttcacgtcattctgacgtctgtagctcgagttatgtgtattttagtgagtataggttaagctgtccagtttcttacgaactgcggttagtgtacgatttttcctgatttttgtacttcgaattgtgacttgaaaatttatagaggtgtacaaaacgtgtatacggaaccatgataaaaatattatatttttctgagtatatttgataatttacatctgtttaatagttcattagaagTGTGGTccgcgcacatggcgagttgcgcaggaagatgtcgcaagatgtcgcgacatggcgagttgcgtagggagatgtcgtgagatgtcgcgacatggcgagttattcagcgacatggcgagttgcgtagggagatgtcgtgagatgtcgcgacatggcgagttgtgcagtgagatgtcgcgagatggcgagcatgagcatgtcgcgagtttttgggaaaatttagagagaaatccagtctttaggaaatagttgcagaacctgttatatatgaattatatttaatttacatctatttttaataatcattatatgatgttgtttctgaattgatgttatgtttgagatgctaagttgttgtgattgcaagttgtataattgataacatgtaatatgtgttttgtgcaactggtgatgaatatgctaaaataattaggacttggagatggtctgaatatgcatatgttagttgagttttgcacaatacactgcatagtggtcaagaggcaatgtttgctagttctcgtggaggctagtgacttgtcccaaaactggagtggttttgaagccgggctttattggtggttatctgtctggagtggacgcggtgataccgctaaggataacaactttggtaccaaaggcatttgcacgggtctcacttgagtcatatgtgttatggtgatatttttggagagatttgatgtggtggtaattagagactattatatatgttctaattgagctataatttatggagtatttgccataactgtgaacttgattaattatgttaaaattaaataatttattatttgttagtgaatgtgagtaatttatgtggagcatagataagcttttacattatttattattatgcttatccatatgatatgagttctcacccttctgttgaaatgatgttctatgcgacatcgctcaggtaccgaagatagtggagcttctcgcgagggttagttggaggagctagtctttcatttacggtttagttaggggagtcatgctctgttatgtaacaccgggaaacgtttagttttgtaccttgatgttaagagttacctatgaactctctttatgttaaattttggagttgaaataaatccgttgtgctatgcatatgatgttgcgacatttaagttggaaaatttatatatttattatgagcatgacaggtgttttgatttatgtttctggagaataagtgtgacaccctctgtgttatgcattttactctgatttatggtatattattatgcggggtttagagggtgttacattagtggtatcagagcaatggTTGGTCAGTGACCAAGTTTTTAGTATAATATATATTCTAATACTTGCTGATACTCGATATGTGTAAGTAGCACTATCGAGCTGTTGTTTGATAAGAGGTGTTGGCTGTTTGGAGATTCAGGAAAATGGTTGCCGGAAGGAATGATGAAGCTATCGCTGAGGCATTGGCAATGTTGGCTGGCGCCATTGGGCAAGGTCAGCAAGCGAACCTTGGGAACCAAAATCAGGATGAATTCCGTGCTTTGGGAAAGTTTCAGAGGAACAATCCGCCAACCTTTGAAGGAGCATACGACCCTGACAAAGCACAGGCATGGCTGAAAgcaattgagaagatctttcgaGTCATGAATTGTACTGATGCGCAGAAGGTGCAGTTTGGCACCCATATGCTTgagaaagaagctgaagattggtGGGACAACACTGTTCAGAGGTTTGAAGGTGATGGGATGGAGATTACTTGGGATCTTTTCAAGGGTGcatttctggagaagtactATCCAGAAGATGTGCGtggaaagaaggaaattgagTTTCTTGAACTGAAGCAGGGTAATGGAACCGTGGCGAagtatgctacaaagtttgaGGAATTGATTAAGTTTTGTCCCCACTACAATACTGTCGAGGCGGAGAGATCTAAGTGTAACAagtttgtgaatggtttgagacCTGAGATCAAGAAGGCTGTGGGATATCAACAGATTATCCGATTTTCTGATCTGGTTAACAGGAGTAGGATATATGATGAGGATAGCAGGGAAAGTGCTGCTCACTACAAGTCTTTgatagagaagaaagaaaaggggcaATTCAGAGGGAAACCGTATGGGAATCCTGCTGATAAGGGTAAACAAGAAGCTGGTCATGATAAGAAGCCGAGTGGGGGAGGAGCTCCTAATCCGGTTAGGTGCTACAAGTGTGGTGTTGAAGGACATCGTTCTCCTGAATGTCCCAATTCAGAAGCAACATGCTTTAAGTGTGGCAAGCTGGGCCACAAATCCTTTGAGTGCCGAGAAGGTAAAACTGTGGCATGCTAAAAATGTGGAGAGCAAGGTCACATCAGTACTAATTGTGACAAATCCAAGAAGGATCCTGCAAGGGGGAAGGTGTTTGCTTTATCTGGTGCTGAGACTACTGCTGAGGATAGACTAATTCGAGGTACGTGCTTTATTAATGGTACATCTTTGATTGCCATTATTATTATGGGTGTGATGCATTCTTTATTTCATTGGAGCTTGAGAGTCAGATGAGGGAGTCCTACCCCGAATTGTTCGTTTAAGGaaattttcgagggcgaaaattcttaaagtgggggagagttgtaacaccccatttttaattaaaataatgttggtattttattttaattaagattatattgtatggtggtttaataggtgatataataatactttaatgaaataaaatatttttttgtgatgctgggtgtgttttatgaaatggaagagagttagggggtgaaagttaggattaaaaatagagacaaggactaggagagattttaggataaggatggggaagcagctaaagaaaagaaagaagaggacgcgtgaaagaagaagaaaaagaaagaagatgacgcgtgaaagaagaaggaagaggaaaggAAGAGAACTAGGGTTCATCATCAATCACGGTAAGGGTGTGAGTTTTATCCTATAATTGTAGTATGATGATAGGTTGATGTAGAGCCATGCCTAGGAACCTTGAATTCGGGATTTTCGAAATTTGATTTTGAGGTAGAAGTGTTTCTGTCAgttttctgtgctggacagggAACTTCTTGATCCGATATCACCGAGTTCTAGCGTTCAAATAAATATTTggtaaactaagaaattgtagggtTTTTAATCGGCTTTCCAGGCGTATAAAGAacgtaatttttggtttagtaatgagtTTTATAGATCGTTTTTAGTGACCGATGTACCTGCTGTTTCTGTCagtttctgtgctggacagcgAACTTCGTGGTCTGATATCACCTAGTTTTAGCgttcaaatgaaaatttggtaaactaagaaattgtagggtTTTTAATCAGCTTTCTATGCGTGTAAAGAACGTAATTTTTAGTTTAGTAATGAGTTATGGAGATCGTTTTTAGTGACCGATGTGCCTGCTGTTTTCAGAAAACGGATTACTGTACTTGTTTTTCAGAAAATTATTACTGTATCTGTTATTTAATTTGGGTACTCTTTTGAATTTTGGATATATGGATTATGGTGATTTATTTGAATTggtgaaaatgaatattttgaaTTCAATAAGATGAATTATTGGAATTGGTTGTTGATGAAGTGAGAATTGTTGTATTGTTGTTTTGCAAATGTGATTATTTGATAACAGGTTGAAGTGTTGTTTGAGCAAATATGATGAGATTTTCATTATGGAAAGTGATGAAGAAATATGCTATATAATGCATGTATAGAGTTGAGATGTTTGCACAAATACACTTCATACAGTCAATAGACATGTCTGCTAGTTACTGCGGTACTAGAGAGTGTTCCAGAACCCGGTGACAGAGGTATGTCTGCTAGTTACTGCGGAGCTAGAGAATGTCCCTAAACCGGGGTAGTTCTGGAAGTGTGTAGACTTTATTTGGTGGTTAACTGTTCTGTGTGAATGCGGTGATActgctaaggttaacaattggtaccacatgcatgtgCATTAGTGTCACACATTGAGTCTCACGTTTTGAGTGGTCCTATGTGATGGAAGAAATATAAGAACTGTGATAGTTGTTGTTGGTGAATATCTGTGAATGATGTTGTTAGTAAAAGTTTGGATGACGTTTACTTTGTTAAAGATATTTTATTGTGGAACAAAGTTGCTAAGTAGAACTGTCTTTGAAAATAATGAGTAAGGAAAGTATTATTGTGAAGAGAAAGTTTTTATAATGTAAACTTCTGTATTGTTCTTTCATTACCTGTTATTATGCTTAATTATATGAtgaagttctcacccttctgttggaatgatgttctatgcgacatcgtacAGGTACAGGTGCTAGTGGAGCATCTCATGAGAAGTAGACAGAGAGCTATATACTGTTATTTAGATAGTTATCTAGTAGTATGAGGGTCAATTGCTCTGTATGTAACATTGGGGGACGTggtttaataaattattttgatgAGAGTAATTGACAACTCTTTTTGGTTCTTTCTTTTGTAAACTTGAGTTACATGGAGTTGACGTTTTCGGATGGCCATAATGCCTATACTTCTtttactgaattttttttattgaagtatGTCTGGAAGATGATTTTTTGATGATTCTATTTCTTTCCGTTGTGCAATGCATAAAAGATGAAGTAtgattattttatgaaatattttgatctaaagtttgagaACGTGACATATGTTATTGAGGAGATATGTAGTCTTGGAATATTTTTGTAATGCTCTCTTTGAATATGCGTATAATCACTCTGATGTAAGTTTAAAATAAACAAGGGgattagagggtgttacattagtggtatcagagcatgatTGGTCAGTAGTCTAGGGTTATTAGCATGTCTAATTCTTTTTGTATTCGATATGTGTTTATGACACAATCGATACTGTTTTGGAATTCCTATCCCGAGTTGTTCGTTTAAGGcaattttcgagggcgaaaattcttaagtgggggagagttgtaacaccccattttctgttattaggttatttattattttattttaattagtattatggtatatggtaattaagtgattttgttagataattaagtgattatgtgacatagataaataaggttttagggtttagtgtgagtaattgagagtggggcccattgtatggctatttaagggttaggagtgaaatagaaagaaagaaaagaaaaagaataaggattagaagagaagcagaacaagaaacacgtgaaagcagagaaggagaggagaaaagaggagaaaacttagaactgatctaaaagaggtaagggtttgaattcatgttttatggattggtatgatagtagataatgatagaaagcatgatttaggaaccctaggttgcaaaaattcccaaattgaaatagttagggtttggtttttagatgattttggggtagatgataggcttgcatgatgcgcagaaatttacgttctcttgtaccctttttcgtgctatgttaatggccgaatttgaagaagtagtcttcataaaagttgtaggtttttctgttaagaaacttttgccactggtttcacgtcattccgacgtctgtagctcgagttatgtgtattttagtgagtataggttaagctgtccaaattcttacgaactgcggttagtgtacgatttttcctgatttttgtacttcgaattgtgacttgaaaatttatagaggtttacaaaacgtgtatacggaaccatgataaaaatattagatttttctgagtacatttgataatttacatctgtttaatagttcattagaagtgtggtgcgcgcacatggcgagttgcgcaggaagatgtcgcaagatgtcgcgacatggcgagttgcgtagggagatgtcgtgagatgtcgcgacatggcgagttattcagcgacatggcgagttgcgtagggagatgtcgtgagatgtcgcgacatggcgagtttgaaggtgtgaaaaacgactagaagggggggggggtttaatagagttttgaatataaaaactttccccttaagatttaaagtaaatcttttcggtttctctgagatagatggtgcagcggataaagatagagagaagagaaaagcacacaagtattttatcctggttcacttgataaatccctcaagctaatccagtccacccgttaaggtgatttcttccttcttagaatgaaggcaatccactaatcagataattgttacaactgcacttgaaacctacaagtgactaacaatacactggcttagctcacactaagattcactctcttagtcttctctaggatccgatcaaccttgatctcctaaaggaatcaccactaagattcactctcttagtcttcttaaggatactgacctacccggtcccttaaggaaaatcaaacaactgtttgaggttggtgtttacaaaggtttgcttctaaataagctgagtgtaaactaaataagaacagatgaagaaagtagaggcttgaatcttttcttgtattgcagctcttgatctctctcttggctttcttctttttcttcagccttttatagtccaaggtgcaaaggatatttctgttgagagaatatgaccgttggagggcatttctggaactccagaacctgctgtggctgaaccttggtaggtaggcttgtcagaatagtacactgctcttgtacttcttgatagagacatttgcctttaaccaatgacttctgatcagagttatgcttcgtgttggaacttgtgaagcttggtgatcagagtcagagggatgcttggatcctctgaccttcgtaacttctgcttctggaccttcagagcttctggaccttcagagcctctggtccctcagacttagctcacactaagattcactctcttagtcttctctaggatccgatcaaccttgatctcctaaaggaatcaccactaagattcactctcttagtcttcttaaggatactgacctacccggtcccttaaggaaaatcaaacaactgtttgaggttggtgtttacaaaggtttgcttctaaataagctgagtgtaaactaaataagaacagatgaagaaagtagaggcttgaatcttttcttgtattgcagctcttgatctctctcttggctttcttctttttcttcagccttttatagtccaaggtgcaaaggatatttctgt
This is a stretch of genomic DNA from Lotus japonicus ecotype B-129 chromosome 1, LjGifu_v1.2. It encodes these proteins:
- the LOC130731339 gene encoding uncharacterized protein LOC130731339 encodes the protein MVAGRNDEAIAEALAMLAGAIGQGQQANLGNQNQDEFRALGKFQRNNPPTFEGAYDPDKAQAWLKAIEKIFRVMNCTDAQKVQFGTHMLEKEAEDWWDNTVQRFEGDGMEITWDLFKGAFLEKYYPEDVRGKKEIEFLELKQGNGTVAKYATKFEELIKFCPHYNTVEAERSKCNKFVNGLRPEIKKAVGYQQIIRFSDLVNRSRIYDEDSRESAAHYKSLIEKKEKGQFRGKPYGNPADKGKQEAGHDKKPSGGGAPNPVRCYKCGVEGHRSPECPNSEATCFKCGKLGHKSFECREGKTVAC